In Bacillota bacterium, the following proteins share a genomic window:
- the rseP gene encoding RIP metalloprotease RseP → MLTVIASILVFGLLIMVHEFGHFISAKRAGVRVPELAFGFGPKIAGFKRGETEYNWRLFPIGGFCRMAGTNSEDPDDMGDPRGFGRRTVGQRMWVIAAGPAMNFLLAVVLFAFIFAAYGVAQPVPGSTGIGGIVPGYPAEAAGLKAGDRIVAIEGTPIADWEQMVAMIQKNPGRPLHLTVERQGTPVTLVVTPGTDPNNKDRGFLGISREVVVKKSSIPAAIKDGIVQTVAICVLWLKGLVMMILRKAPADVTGPLGITQMIGQAAQAGLVSILSFAAALSANLGLWNLLPIPALDGSRLVFLGLERLRGRPVSPEKENFIHFLGFAFLIFLIIVVTYRDILRLRLSS, encoded by the coding sequence TTGCTCACGGTCATCGCTTCCATCCTGGTCTTTGGTCTCTTGATCATGGTCCATGAGTTCGGGCACTTCATCTCGGCCAAGCGGGCCGGCGTCCGCGTGCCCGAGTTGGCCTTCGGCTTCGGTCCCAAGATCGCCGGATTCAAGCGCGGGGAGACGGAGTACAACTGGCGGCTCTTCCCGATCGGGGGCTTCTGCCGGATGGCCGGCACCAACTCCGAGGACCCCGACGACATGGGCGACCCGCGGGGGTTCGGCCGTCGGACGGTCGGGCAGCGGATGTGGGTCATCGCCGCCGGACCGGCGATGAACTTCCTCCTCGCCGTGGTCCTCTTCGCTTTCATCTTCGCCGCGTACGGGGTGGCCCAGCCGGTGCCAGGCAGCACCGGCATCGGAGGCATCGTCCCCGGCTATCCGGCCGAGGCGGCCGGGCTCAAGGCCGGCGACCGCATCGTGGCCATCGAGGGAACGCCCATCGCCGACTGGGAGCAGATGGTCGCGATGATCCAGAAGAACCCGGGCCGCCCCCTCCATCTGACGGTCGAACGTCAGGGAACACCCGTGACCCTGGTGGTCACCCCGGGCACCGACCCGAACAACAAGGACCGCGGTTTCCTGGGCATCTCGCGGGAGGTCGTGGTGAAGAAGTCGTCCATCCCGGCGGCGATCAAGGACGGCATCGTCCAGACGGTGGCCATCTGCGTCCTCTGGCTCAAGGGACTGGTGATGATGATCCTGAGGAAAGCGCCGGCCGACGTGACCGGCCCGCTGGGGATCACCCAGATGATCGGCCAGGCGGCCCAAGCCGGGCTGGTCAGCATCCTGTCCTTCGCCGCCGCCCTCTCGGCCAACCTGGGCCTTTGGAACCTCTTGCCGATCCCCGCCCTGGACGGTTCACGCCTGGTCTTTCTGGGTTTGGAGCGACTGCGCGGCCGGCCGGTGTCGCCCGAGAAGGAGAACTTCATCCATTTCCTCGGCTTCGCTTTCTTGATCTTCTTGATCATCGTCGTCACCTATCGAGACATCCTGCGGCTCCGTCTGTCTTCATGA
- the ispG gene encoding flavodoxin-dependent (E)-4-hydroxy-3-methylbut-2-enyl-diphosphate synthase, protein MNIRRRESRPISAGGLAIGGEAPISVQTMTKTDTRDVAATRSEIARLAEAGADLVRLAVPDREAAEALGALVKSAPVPLAADIHFDYHLALTALDAGVQKLRINPGNIGGPDRVRAVALAAKDRRVPIRIGVNAGSLEERLIDKHGGPTPQAMVESALDQAALLEDLGFADIVVSLKASDVRRTVDAYRLIAGRCRYPLHLGVTEAGGMIPGTVKSSLGIGLLLAEGIGDTIRVSLTDDPALEVRVGFELLRALGLRLRGPEIVSCPTCGRCQVDLPGLVGQVEEGLKGLTEPVRVAVMGCAVNGPGEAREADFGLAGGKGGGLLFRRGQVVGKVPEGELAKALIDEVWKATGGRRPGG, encoded by the coding sequence ATGAACATCCGGCGAAGAGAATCCCGACCGATCTCCGCCGGCGGGCTGGCCATCGGCGGGGAGGCCCCCATCTCGGTTCAGACGATGACCAAGACGGATACCCGCGACGTCGCCGCCACCCGTTCGGAAATCGCCCGACTGGCGGAAGCTGGGGCGGACCTGGTCCGGCTGGCGGTGCCCGACCGGGAGGCGGCCGAGGCCCTGGGGGCTTTGGTCAAGTCGGCGCCGGTGCCGCTCGCGGCCGACATCCATTTCGACTACCACCTGGCCCTGACGGCCCTCGACGCCGGGGTCCAGAAGTTGAGGATCAACCCGGGGAACATCGGCGGGCCTGACCGGGTCAGGGCCGTGGCCCTGGCGGCCAAGGACCGACGCGTGCCGATCCGGATCGGGGTCAACGCCGGCTCACTGGAGGAACGGCTCATCGACAAGCACGGCGGGCCGACTCCACAGGCGATGGTCGAGAGCGCCCTCGACCAGGCGGCGCTCCTCGAGGACCTGGGTTTCGCGGACATCGTCGTGTCTCTGAAAGCCTCCGACGTCCGGCGGACGGTCGACGCCTACCGGCTCATTGCCGGCCGTTGCCGGTACCCGCTCCACCTCGGGGTGACCGAGGCCGGGGGGATGATCCCCGGCACGGTCAAGTCGTCCCTCGGGATCGGATTGCTCTTGGCCGAGGGGATCGGCGATACGATCCGGGTCTCCCTGACGGACGACCCGGCCCTCGAAGTCCGGGTCGGCTTCGAACTCCTGCGGGCCCTCGGACTTCGCCTCCGCGGGCCGGAGATCGTCTCTTGCCCGACCTGCGGCCGTTGCCAGGTCGACCTGCCGGGCCTCGTGGGTCAGGTCGAGGAAGGCCTCAAAGGGCTCACCGAGCCCGTCCGCGTGGCGGTCATGGGTTGCGCCGTCAACGGCCCGGGGGAGGCCCGTGAGGCCGATTTCGGACTGGCCGGGGGAAAAGGCGGAGGGCTGCTGTTCCGCCGGGGCCAGGTGGTCGGGAAGGTCCCTGAGGGGGAGCTGGCCAAGGCTCTGATCGACGAGGTCTGGAAGGCCACCGGGGGCCGCCGCCCGGGCGGGTAG